TCTTTAAGAAATCTATATATAGATAGTAATGAATTGACTTTCTTGGAAAGAGATCTAGAGGCTTTAGAAACTCCTATTAAAGCTCCAttagaatatttaaatgtaGCCGACTGTGGTCTACAAGATATACCCGATTTGGGTATATTACCAAGTAAGTTTATTTCTTGTTAAAATACTTTCCTAAActcgtttatttaattttaatgtcttTTAACTTTTTAGAACTTTGGCATATAAATGCCTCTATGAATCCTTTAATGGACTTAAGTATTGATCGTTTTGCCAATTTGTGCAATTTGAAGAGTATAGATTTAACACGCACTCAACTATCACAGTGTCAGTGCCAGCAGGTTAATAATCACTTAAGAAGTTTGCAGGTGAAGACAAAATTTGTTCCAGTTTGTGTGGGTAAGTTGAAAGATTATTATCCATTATTCCTCATAtgatagtttatactatagaggAGACTATATTCCATATGATAGACAATATAATATTCCTATTTATGTAGAAGaccatagtccagaccataTTGACTATACGATAGTACAAGCTAGAGACAATAGACTTGAATATATTCCCGACAATGACTATACTATAACCTAGACTGGAGGCATGACAATTATCCAGCCATAAGACTAAAatatattccaaactatagttCGGACggtagacaagactaaagttcAAGCTACAGGTTAGACtcaagtctagactattgactaggatTTATTTCAGATTATATGTTATACTACAGTTCAGTCCAAAGTcccgattatagactagactgtggtcCTGACAATAGATTAAGctacaatccagactatagacttaaatatagtccagattatacacaagactatagacaagaatgtatagaaaacttagactggactatagagaagaatctatagaatagactggactagactatagactaggctatagactagactatagactagattatagactagactatagactagattatagactagactatagactagactatagactagactatagactagactatagacNNNNNNNNNNNNNNNNNNNNNNNNNNNNNNNNNNNNNNNNNNNNNNNNNNNNNNNNNNNNNNNNNNNNNNNNNNNNNNNNNNNNNNNNNNNNNNNNNNNNtatctatctatttatctatttatctatctatctatctatctatctatctatctatctatctatctatctatctatctatctatctatctatctatctatctattattacAATAtcctataaaaaaggaaaaaaatattccgataaacaagaaaattattaaaaatttcctataaaacaggaaattattgaaaattttctttaaaaaattataacaattaccttaaaaaagaaaatcactgaaaaatgttatttattgaaaattttgcaaaattcatatgaaaaaggaaatattttaaaatttactattgaaaggatttttttaattttccctaaaaaagggaaattattggaaatattgattatatcctattaatataaaattgttaaaaaatttctataaaaatgaatttatagaaaatatgtattcaaaaggaaagttttaaaaaattatcattgTTAAAGAGGGTCTTAGTGTAATATTatcgtttgttgtttttgttgtacagAATTcatagtttgttgtttttgttgtacagAATTCATAGAATTTCCTATAAACCTCAGTTCTTTTGTTTGATTATACgcagttttaaagttttattgataTAAATTGTCACAATTGCCGACAAATggaagttgttgttattgttcttaATAATTACATATCCTTACTTTAAAGGAGTCAAATGTATATTATCATATCGCTCGTTTATATGTCTTTTATATTTCTCGagtatatttcacaaaaaaaagaaaatacataacttaaaaatcttaaaaatattcaaacatttaattttgctataaaaccaaattgtaaattattcatttgtttttaattcaattaaacaacaaaatttcatttttttaattattccgAACCCTGATTGACATTTGCagcaaattataaaataaattgtacatGAATGTACAGTGTGATAGTGTGGATGCCACAAACATTCCACTttctcatttaattaaaatataaatccaTTTACATAGATATGTACTTActttacatgcatacatatgtatgtatatgtattcatATGATCGTTCAACAAACTTCTATGTAAATGCAACAAATCAAGTTCACATAAGTTAATGATCACTTAAAACGTcgacaaaaaataattgaaaatctaATTCAATTAAAACTGATAAAACACTTGTTcatacaaatttacataaatttatcattttttttacttttttttattaaattaacaacagGTTTTCACTTTACTTACCTCTACAGATGTTTTAAGATATTGCGGCACCTCCTTCAGATTCATATCGTAACAGcgtattttcaataatttatccACTCGTAAATATTTACACTTTCGCTCTTCGGGACCGACAAAACCGAATGCCaacattttgccaaaaattataagaaatgaTATTTGCAAGATCACTGAACTGAGTTCCATGCTAAAATGAGAAttgaaaagaagaagaaaaaaaaaacggtgaattacaaatttattttttgaatacaaTTAACAAAGGGTCAGTTTCAGTAGTTAAACATTGGTAGATGATTGACAGttaattatgttattttaagaTTAAGTCGAATGTGTAAGGATCACTatagaaattattatatttttctataaagagggaaatttttgaatattttttataaaaaagggaaattattgaaaaaatttcttaaacttataagaaatttttgaaaattttctacaaactttatttaaaatttttctagaaattataagaaattttttaaaatttcttttcaaaagagaaattattaaaaattcttcataaaaagggaaattattgaaataaaaaaatatcctattaaaaatggaaattattgaaattttttttaaaaaatgaaaattattgaaaattttctatgaaaattttctacaaaaagaaaatttttgaaaatttcctataaaaaaagaaaatttttgaaaatttcctataaaaaaagaaatttttaaaaatttcctttaaaaaagaaaattattgaaaatttcatttaaaaaagaaaatttccttaaaaaaggatttaattgaaaattagcTATAAAAacggaaatttgttaaaatttcctgtaaaaaataattttttttaaatttcctataaaaaggaaattattgaaaatttcctatgaaaaaagaaaattatttaaaatttcatataaaaacggataattattgaaaagtacctataaaaaaggaaaatttttgaaaacttccTATAAAAGTGGTAATTATTGAAACTTTCCGTTGAAAAgaagaaattatagaaaatttcctataaaaaaaaagaaattattaaaaatattgtgtaaaaaggttaattattgcaaaattcctatgaaaaaaggaaattattgaaaattttctaaaaaaaagaaaatttttgaaattttctataaaaaaagaaaaattttgaaatttttcctaTCGAAAAGGGTAATTTTTGagaatttcctataaaaagtgGAAATTACagacaaatttctataataagagaaaattattgaaaatttcctataaaaaaggattttattaaaaattccctttaaaaaaagaaatgattgAAAATTCCCTATGAAAACggattaattgaaaatttccaaaaaaggaaattatataaaattttctataaaatctctatataaaggaaaatattgaaaatttactataaaataggaaattattaaaaatttcccattaaaagaaaaaaaatatgaagaaaggaaattattgaaaatttcctatgaaaaaaggaaattattgaaaatttcctatgaaaaaaggaaattattgaaaatgtcctattaaaaaaggatatttttgaaaatttcctataaaaaaggaagttattgaaaatttcctaaaaaaagacaattatagaaaatttcctaaaaatatataaaaagaggaaattctttaaatttctctataaatggaaggaaattattaataatttattatgtaaaaagaaataaaatttcctataaagaaaggaaatttttgaaaatttgttaaaaaaacaataaatttttgaaaaagtcctacaaaaaggaaattataaaaaaaatccttttaaaaaaggaaatttttggaaaatttcctctaaaaaggaaattattaaaaatttttatattaaaaaggaaattttcgaaaattcgctagaaaacaataaatttttcaaaatttcctataaaaaagatattattaaaaattccctttaaaaaagtaaattttggaaatttttctttgaaaaaaggaaattattaaaatttcctttgaaaaaaaattattaaaaagttcccattaaaaagaaaattattaaaaatttcctttaaaaaagaataatattgaaagtaatttttggaaattgttatattttacaaatttctgaACTTATTCAACACACTTAAAAGACTCCTGTAGCGAtccttaaacaaaattatgatgaaatatttcaataaatttacatCGGTTCATTcttaaaggaatttttgtacttgattcacaaaaaaaagtgtaccatgaaatttatatttgaaaatatttttacggTCAATGAGTTTCGGTTGTGATTTGAAATTTGATATCCTAACAATTACTCGTAAACGTGTGTGAGGTATTGTAAGGAAACAGAATGAGAGGGAGAGGAAAAAAggacaatgatttttttatgacaaatgCTGGTCATTGTAGAAAAGTGTGACAATATTTATAGGATTGAGATTTTTTCAAGTATTTAAGACTCGAGCCGAAACtgagaaaaaatcaaaagattttttattaaactttagttATTGTACAGACCTATtatgtgtttaaataatatttctttgataaattatttaaaatttttcaaattttcacaaTTACGTGTTAAtcgtttagtttttataatactcatttttactatttataaacaatttaattgatCTTTTGAAGATCAATGCCTTgcctttaatttaaataaaattcattcatgCTTATCGccgtttttccaaaaaaaaaaatacacattaactTGCATAGAGGAAAATGTGCAAATGTTTGTTTCAATttctaataaagttttttttaaacaataaatttaaataataccaCAAATTAACGAAATAGTAAAAATGTCATCAAAGTAATTTATcacaaatttacaacaaatgGTTCAAAACAATAACAGTAGCAATAtctacatataatatatattttttaagttaatattacttttattaaatcTGAAAGCAGACATTTGTGTCATTGTGGGGAGGAGTAGTGTCTGTGACAGCAGGCCTAGATTTTCAAGTTCGTATTTAGTTGGATAAATTCAGAGGTGTGTTTTGATCTCATAATACTAAAAATcgttcatttaatttatttagttttgttcttgAATGTTTTTTGAATAATGGATGGGGTGGTGTCTGGTGCTGACCTTTAGatgaaatttgtttgaaataaacttgaatcttaataaaatgcaacaaaatgcATACTTTCGTGAGAAttagttcaaaattaattactaatagatagatagatagatagatagatagatagatagatagatagatagatagatagatagatagatagatagatagatagatagatagatagatagatagatagatagatagatagatagatagatagatagatagatagatagatagatagatagatagatagatagatagatagatagatagatagatagatagatagatagatagatagatagatagatagatagatagatagatagatagatagatatctttcttctataaaaagaaagatatcatctttctataaaaaattttttcgttactcttttatttatttcaaaatttaaacttccCGCCAAATAGTTCAACAGTGCCGCACCTTTCTGAGGAAccgacatatttttttttatttataactcatAGCTTATTCGACTTTtattacaattgttttaaatattaaaaaataaacaaactaattaaCGTATTTACATTACTCGTAAGATTTTAGAAATATAACACTTCGCAAAAAAACATGTATTGTAATAAGTCTAATAGCATTAACATGTTcagcaatatttttttgatttaattgcAATACGatgtgtttttaaacaaattaattgaaatgtggaaataaaagtttaaattacatttaaaaataatgtttaatgtttGGGTTTCAATTACGAAAAAACAGCTTATTAAactgataaatatttgtttaacgtGGATATATATAGCGATAAACAGATTTTTTCGAGGTCAAactatataaaactaataaggTTGGTccgtttttaactttatattttctaGCTTTttatttagtcaagactatatgtGACTGATATTTAATTAAGACCGTAGACTATGTAATAAACAGTAATATAAACAGAtcaataaatatataacaacaGATCAATTAATATATAGAACTAACTATATTTAGgtttaaagactgatctatagtcaagaatatagactatagattgatctatagttatgactatagactaatctacagtcatgactataaactaatctgaagtcaagactatagattagtttatagtcttgactatagactaatctattgtcaagactatagactaatctatagtcaagactatagactaatctatagtcaagactataaactaatctatagtcaagactatagactaatccatagtcaagactatagactatggataagtctatagtcaagactatggactaatgtatagtcaatactatggaCTAATGTATAGTCAAAAGTATAGACTGATctgatagtcaagactatagactaatctatggtcaagactatagactaatctatagtcaagactatagactaatctatagtcaagactatagactaatctattgtcaagactatagactaatctatagtcaagactatagactaatctatagtcaagactataaactaatctatagtcaagactatagactaatctatagtcaaaaactaaactaaagcaaGATTGAAGACTGATCTTTTATcatgactatatactgatctttagaacagattatagtccagaatgATCTGTAtttaagactataggctgatctatagttaagactatagaattatcaatagttgagactatagactgatctatagttaagaatgTAGGCAGATCTGTCAtcgatactatagactgatctatagttcagaccaatacagatctatagccaagacttatctatggtcaagactttattgttaaaattacaaaatgatCTCTATACTTCAAATAAATTTAGCTGCAATTCTTTCTGCTTTTATTACATTTcttgaatattttttcaaaaagttaagattttaaaacaataacagaaATATGTCAACTatgataagaaatatttattgtatttaatttcttaTCAATTTAGATCTTCTATTGTACTTAGTACTAAATGATAAGATAACTGGAAAACATTTtactactacatacatatgtaaataatgaCGAAACtgttaatatgaaaaataatatttttaaatatctattcATTCACCTTCCTAGTAGATATTAATCTATATCAATGTTTTATTCTTTGCCAAAcaacaatagaaattttttaaggaaatttattacattttcaacCTTAAAATTTGTCACTTTATAAACTTCAAAAGAATTTCGTATACATTTAAATACTTCAAATCCTCTTACACCCACCTTGGTCTTTAATAAgtggaaaatttatttgttcataaatttaatacacttttatgaatttaaacCTTTTTCCAAGAACATTtggaaaatctattaaaaatatgtaaatttactcagctaattttaaagattttttttgagaaaatatgtttgagatttaagaattttgttcaGGAACATTAAATGTGTCTCATAAAAATTATACgtgtaaaatattgatattttagaAATTCATAGTTTTATGGTGTCTTAACACCATCCACCCACTCACTCAGCTGCTGACaggtaataaatgaaaattataaaagatgcTTGTTTGGgctttaactttattatttacGGTTGTGTTTAAGGCGACTAATCTATCATAGTCCAAgcaatagtctactctacagttcagactatagtctactctatagacagactatagtctactctatagacagactatagtctactctatagacagactatagtctactctatagacagactatagtctactctatagacagactatagtctactctatagacagactatagtctactctatagacagactatagtctactctgcaggcagactatagtctactctatagacagactatagtctactctatagtccagactacggtctacactatagaccagacaatggTCTACtccatagtcctgactatagtctagtctatagtccatagtctagtctatagtctagtctatagtttagactatagtctagtctatagtctaaactatagtccaaactctatagtctactctatagtcaagacttaagtctactctatagtccagactatagtttactctatagtccagactatagtacagtctatagtccagagtttAGTATactctaaagtccagactattgtctactctatagttcaaattattgtccactctatagtccagactatagtctactctatagtccagactattttctattttatagtctagactttattctactctatagtgcagactatagcctattctatagtccagactatagtctactctataatccagactatagtttactctatattccagactatagtctattctatagttcagactttagtctactagatagtccagactatagtctactctataatacagactatagtctactctatagtccagactgtagtctactatataatccagactatagtctactatataatccagactatagtctactctatagtccagactatagtctactctatattctagactatagtctactctatagtccagactatagtctactctatagtctagactatagtttactctacagtctaggctctagtctattctacagtccagactatagtcctctTTATAGTCCAGAATGTAGTATACTTTAGTCTTCattatagtccattctatagttaGACTACTCCAGCGGAACTTATATCTTAAAACTACAGGATATAGCATACGAACTGATtgcagtttattaaaaaattctattaattttgtaaaataataattaattttattaaaaaattctgttttaataactaataaaaactatatatttttttcatattcgaGACGATAATTGAAATCAGTAGGAATTTTTTTCTGTGATATTTTATctagaaaacaaacaaagaaaaatactaatagctagtttctatataatttattttgactGTTTCAGAAAATATGACTCGAAGACTTTgatgtataacaaaaaaatcaataaaatattaactaataatacataagtattactaaacagtaataataacaagtgctttaaaaaatatttcgataaaaatattcTCTATCGACTATTTTCAGTTACTCAACTTAAAAGTAACTTTCAATTAGTCataagaaatatattgtttaaatgaaacttaatcatacttgttaaataaaaaatagtaattttatgtttttaactgattaatttaaaaaaactacaatgtttttaattttattttttattttttgcgtaCAAAGtcataatttatacatttaagaGTGTCTTGTCATTCATTCCCTCTCAGTAAGCATTTCCTTTTCaatcacaaattttcaatttaacaaaataatttgtttataacaaaagaaaaatattcgcTAAACACGCAAATTCTATAATAACAGCAaacgtaaaaaaattattgtatcaAAAATATCTACTTAatatgttgaaattaaaaaaggtcttaaaatgtagggaaaaatgtcagcaaaatttttattgtttaatgcactagataattatatatattttgaatattaagtTAAAATCTACGAGGAGTGTTTGATAATTGTAAACTATTCTCTAGTTCAGATTATGGTCTATTCAattttccagactatagaatattctatagtccagattatagactattctttagaccagactatagactattcattaatccagattatagaatattctatagtccagattatatacGATTCTAAAGTTCAGTcattagactattctatagtccagactatagactattctatagtccagactatagactattctatagtccagactatagactattctatagtccagactatagactattctataatccagactatagactattctatagtccagactattgacaattctatagtccagactattgactattctatagtccaaactatacactattctatagtccaaattatagactattctatagcccagattaaagactattctatagtcagactatagactattctatagtccagactatagactattctatagtccagactatagactattctatagtccagactatagactattctatagtccagactatagactattctatagtccagactatagactattctatagtaaagacgacagactattccatagtccataTTGCAGACCagacatactatagactattctatatttcagactatagactattctatagtccagactgcagACTATTAtaagtccagactgtagactattctgtagatcagactatagactattctatagttcagactataaactaatctatagttcagactatagactgttctatagtccagactatactatagactattctatattcctgactatagagtattctacaatccagactatagactattccatagctaagactatagactattctatattccagatcATAGTCTATGTCATATTGCAGTAATCAAAagtataaattacaaataaacacCCCGGTCTCAACAAACAATTAACACTTTTGCAACAACATTTGTTTGATAATAATCACTTCCTAATCTCTTTTAAAGAtttgctttatttattaaaagattttattaatcTCTTGAGT
The window above is part of the Lucilia cuprina isolate Lc7/37 chromosome 6, ASM2204524v1, whole genome shotgun sequence genome. Proteins encoded here:
- the LOC111684797 gene encoding protein lap1, giving the protein MIQSVEPGTFSHLTSLQEIDLSNNALMTIPLELLQLPSLRNLYIDSNELTFLERDLEALETPIKAPLEYLNVADCGLQDIPDLGILPKLWHINASMNPLMDLSIDRFANLCNLKSIDLTRTQLSQCQCQQVNNHLRSLQVKTKFVPVCVGKLKDYYPLFLI